The sequence ACCCCATATTGGCCTCATAGGGGGATACCTGTTCATCCATTTCATGGCCATACAGGTTCATGCCGGCCTCGAGCCGAAGGGTATCACGGGCGCCCAGCCCGCACGGGCGGACACCAGCCTCTTTCAATCGCTGCCACCAGCTTTCTGCCTGTTCGGCAGGCATGATGACTTCGAAACCATCTTCGCCGGTATAGCCCGTGCGCGCGATGAACAAATCTCCTATCTGGCGGGCGAAGAACGGATTAAGCGACAGGGCTTCCTGTTGTGCCGGTTCCGTCAACAAGCCCGAAAATTTCTCTCGTGCATTGGGGCCCTGCACGGCCAACATGGCGAACTCGGTTCGATGCGCGATGCTGACATCAAAGCCTTCCGCTTGTTGCCCGATCCAGGCCAGATCTTTTTCGCGTGTTGCGGCATTCACCACCATGCGGTACCGGTTCGGCTCAACAAAATACACGATTAAGTCGTCAATGACACCGCCGCGTTCGTTGAGCATGGCGCTATAGAGTGCCTTGCCTGGGACCTGCAGTTTGTCCACATTATTGCATAGCAAGCGCAAAAGAAACGCCTTGGCATCCGGTCCTTCAATATCAACAATCGTCATGTG comes from Gammaproteobacteria bacterium and encodes:
- the gcvT gene encoding glycine cleavage system aminomethyltransferase GcvT translates to MGLQTPFYPLHVAEGAKIVDFGGWDMPVNYGSQIEEHHAVRRDAGMFDVSHMTIVDIEGPDAKAFLLRLLCNNVDKLQVPGKALYSAMLNERGGVIDDLIVYFVEPNRYRMVVNAATREKDLAWIGQQAEGFDVSIAHRTEFAMLAVQGPNAREKFSGLLTEPAQQEALSLNPFFARQIGDLFIARTGYTGEDGFEVIMPAEQAESWWQRLKEAGVRPCGLGARDTLRLEAGMNLYGHEMDEQVSPYEANMGWVVALEPNERNFIGRHALEAQKAAGIARKLVGLVVEQGRAVPREGYKVIVPGVGEGVVTSGTFSPTLQKGIALARVPRDTTDTAIIEIRNKQVEARVTKPCFVRH